GTTACGAGGAGCGAAGTATAAACGTAGCCGTGGTGCCATTTATTCTGCAGGCATTGTCGTCTTTCGCAGGGGAAAATGGGCATGGTCCCCCTTGTCCATCACTACAACTACAGAATCCTAGAGACTGGCAAAGGAAAGACTCATTGGTGTAGGTCAGGGCCCTGACTCTCTGTTGCCTTGTGTCATCATTTACACAAGTTCAACGTGAGTGTGAAATGCTCCCACCTCAGAATGTGATAGCACTTTGCACTGATCATGCATCGGGCCAAATCCCTAATCCAGTGCAGGATTGGTCACTATAGTATATTTGTCAGTACTGCTGCGTCTGGTTCAGCTTTTAAAGGGCCCTGCTGATCTACAAACTATACCTTTTAAACATCCTTGTATGCTACCAGTGACTTTAGAATCTCCGATTAATAATACGGAAGCATTTACAAATAGATTTACTTTGCATTTCACTCAATGTTGTGCACTGAAACTAGCCTGGTTcgtttcacttcctggttctcgTACGCTGCCCCAAGACTGGTGCCTCTGGGTTTCTAGCACGGCGAGAAGGCTTGCATCAAGTGGTATTGAAACAAAAGTTGCAAGGGAAACTCTTTCCTGTGGTCTGTAAAATCTGCCTCTGAAAATAAAACCTGAATTTTGGGCTTAAAGTAAGTTGTCACTTTACATATCTCAGCCTGTGTTCCTTTCGGGAGACTTCTCCTGGCTAGGATAGGCCCCTTCACACTAGTCTGGCAGTGTACATTTCATTTAGGCTCACTTTCATGCCACTTTACGGTGccagaatggtgtaaaggggccttagggTATCTGAGAATCAAGCCCCAGAGTTCTTGGGAGTGGGAGTCAGTAGAGATCACAAAACTCTTTTTTAGTTGGTGAGGAATATGGTGACCGTCTCCCTGAAAGAGGCCCTTATAGTAATCCTGTCTCCCCCTGCAGAACCCAGGCTACCGTGAAGATCTCCAAGGTGAAGTATGTCATCTGGTCAGCTGACATGTCCCATGTGGCTCTGTTGGCTAAGCATGGTAAGGTACCTTCTTCCTACTTATACCCATTGAGGGTTTTCAGCAGCTCGGCCTGCTCTCAGCTGTGTGCTCTGTAGTACACAAGCCACACTCCGGGACCTAGTGCGCTGTAGCAGGGCCCATGCAGGAGGTTAGGGCACGGCCAGCGGGtgcgctgtagattcacaccctgctTTGCCGTGCAGTAATTTGCTGTCTAGACAAGCCCTCTGAGGCAGACACAGCAGGAATTCTGTAACCCTTACGGTTTTCTggacttcctcctcctctccagccaTCATGATCTGCAACAGGAAGCTGGAGTCCCTGTGTAACATCCATGAGAATATCCGCGTCAAGAGTGGCGCCTGGGATGAGAGCGGTGTCTTCATCTACACCACCAGCAACCACATCAAATACGCCGTCACCACAGGGTGAGTCTGTCACTCGCAGGGCTCAAGAGTCAAGGGGGTGTGTCTTGAAATCACTCTCTGTTCTTGGCGCAGCCCCCTCGCCAAATGTGGCTGGGCTTGGTTCGATATTGGGCTGCGCCTCAGCTGCTGGGTTTGGGTATGTgagccttctgctctgcacctcctgctgtCAGGAACAACCCCCTGGGGACCCTCCCTCTGTAGCAACATCCTCCTCTCTGTTCTTCCCTGCAACTCCCCAGGGtgggtgcatctccctctctcaACACCACAGCTAAAAGCCTCTCCTCGCTCTTCCCCTCTTGTGTTTTCGTGCGGGTGGAGTTTATTGAAGCCACTGTGCAAAATTAAGTTGCCTTGATCATATCAGCTCCCATCCTAGCAGGTAGAACTATCAAATAAAGGCTACTCACTGCTAGCCTGGGAGAACCTCAATAGCTTTTCAGGCTGAACAGGAATTTGCTCTGTATTTTCTCTTCCCAACACTGGCTTCAAAGTCAGTTCTGCGATCCGTAGGGTGAGGCAGTCCTGCAGCCTAGCCTTTGAGTGCAGCTGTaccttttcatttctttcttgTTGACACCGGCCTTGTGGAGGCCTGTTCCCTAGACTGGGGCTTGCTGTTATAACCCACGCTAGTGGCGAGGCCATATACAGAGGTATGTGAGTCTGTAGCTTCTCCCAAGTTAGTGGACCTGGTCGGAGAGACCCTTCTAACCCGTGATGTTAGAATGGGTCACGCTATGTAACATACAAATACGTCATCTCCTGGTTTAGGGATCATGGAATCATCCGTACTCTGGACCTGCCTATTTATGTCACCCGCGTGAAGGGGAACAACGTGTACTGTCTAGACAGGGAATGCCGACCCAGAGTCCTCACCATCGACCCCACGGAGTTCAAGTTCAAGCTGGCGCTGATCAACAGGAAGTATGATGAGGTGAGGGGCCAGGGCCTGGCATCTTTCCACGACCTGGTGCCATAGGATAATGCCTGCCACATGGCATTCAATTCCTCTGCCTGGCTGCCTCCCTTCTAGGTGTTGCACATGGTGAGGAACGCCAAGCTGGTGGGCCAGTCCATCATCGCCTACCTGCAGAAGAAGGGCTACCCCGAGGTGGCGCTGCATTTCGTAAAGGACGAGAAAACCCGGTTCAGCCTGGCACTGGAGTGCGGCAATATCGAGGTGAGAGGCCAGCCtgcactggggcagggaagggggtatCTGCACGGGTACCTCCCTCTGTAATGCTGCCTGTGCAGGTGACAGGTTGTATGGTGTGGTCTCGGGGAAAGGCTCATCTGCATTCTGGATAACGTGTGGTAGTCCAGGCACAGCCTCTGAAATTCTACACTGAGGCCTCTGTTGGCCCTCATCATGAAGACTTGGATTTCAGCCCCCAGGGTCTGCAGCTCCCTGCGAGCGTTGGCCCAGCTTAATCTGAACAGAAGGTTGCTTGGGAGCAGTGCGTGATGGGCCCTGTCGTTtcccccaggctgcacctctgtaCTAAAGAGGAATGTTAGAAATCCATTTAATGTGAATTAACTGAAGGTCCCCGCTCTTGGGCACAAGGTTTGGTGGGCCTGTGGATCTGCAGTGAACTTAGCTAGACCAGGGTGCGATTGGAGGCACAGACCATATGGAGAGCCTGAAGAGGAACCAAAATCAGATTGCAACTTGTTTGGAGCTGTGGTTGAGAGTGATGGTAAAGCCCACATGTGGGGAGTGCGCCAGGACAGAGATGTGTCTGCATTATTTCCTTATAATGCAGCTGGATCAGAGCTGTAGGGAGCAACTATCTGTCACAGGTATCTGAGAGTCTCACAGAGTCTGTCTTTAAAGTGTCCTCATAACACctttgtgaggcagggcagtgcagttatccccattgtacagatgggtactgaggcacagagagacttgcccaaggtcacacggaaCATCTtaggaggagcagggagctgagcccgggtctccagagtcccaggccaGCATCTGCCTGACCATCCTTCCATCCCTGCTCTCACATCTGTGCCCGTGTCTGCCGCATTCTGTTAGATCGCCCTGGAGGCAGCCAAGGCTCTGGATGACAAGAATtgctgggagaagctgggggaggtggccttGCTGCAGGGAAACCATCAGATCGTGGAGATGTGCTACCAGCGCACCAAGAACTTCGACAGGCTCTCCTTCCTGTACCTCATCACGGGCAACCTGGAGAAGCTCCGCAAGATGATGAAGATAGGTGAGTCCCGGGACGGGGGTTAGAATGTCAGCCCCTCGAGGCAGCGGCggtctttttgttgtgtttgtacagcacctagcacagtgggatcctggtccgtgactgggggGTTCCTAGATGttgttgcaatacaaataaagaataataataagaATTAATTAATAATGGCGCCAAGTGACACCctgagagggggagaaggggcagctcGTAGAGGAGGCTGAGAACTGCAGAGGGGTGGTGACTGTTTCGATCTCGTCCTCTGGTCTAGCTGAGATCCGTAAAGACATGAGTGGCCACTATCAGAACGCCCTGTACCTCGGAGATGTGGCAGAGAGGGTGAGGATCCTGAAGAACTGCGGACAGAGTGAGTATCGCAGCGCCAGCATCTTATGCCGCTGCCCTGTGGGTTGGGGGACAGCGGGAAAGATCCAGTAAATGTCAATTCCTGCATCTTTGCTTTGCCTCCCACTTAAGTGTCCAGAACCACAGCTAAAGGGGGGCCAGGAAGAGGTTTGGCTGCTGCATCGCGGCTGGGTGTGACCCCACTGTATGGCTGTTCGTTTGGGATCCTTGGATCGCAACACTTTCCCCATCTGCTATTCAGCCAAGttcctcaaagcactttccaaatgtTAACCCTCACAGTGCCCCCTGGAGGCAGCCCAGCATTATGGCCCTCACTTTTCAGacacaaactgaggcacagagacgggATGTGCATTATCTAAAGTCTCACAACAATTAGTGACAGAGCTACCAATAGTCCAGGGACTCCTGAACACCTGCTTTGACCACTAGAAAACAGTCCATCCTTCTTCCTTGACCCCACAACCTCCTCCTGTGATGCCTGTGGGAGTTGATGGGTCTCTGTATATGCTGCCAATCTTACTTTCATCTCAGCAAGGCCTAGAGACCTGGTATAGGAAGTCCCCTGTCCTTCCAAGCAGTTCATGTGTATGGCATATGGAGTATCTGACACATTTTGAGTGTCTTGTGTGACTCAGGATTTCACAGAGGGCACAGAATCTGTGACTATGCCCCCAAACCGTCATCTTTTAAAGATGTTTTCCTTGAAATTGACTAAACTTGCTTGTAAAATTCATTCTGTGCAAACTCCGTGAAAttcaatattttacatttacagtgtcatgacatttctttaaaaaaatattttaaaaactgatgaTTTACGCAGGGCCCTACAGATGATGTATCCCTCTGCCCTATGTGTTATGTGTCTTTTCAGAGTCCCTGGCCTATCTCACAGCTGCAACCCATGGCTTGGATGAAGAAGCCGAGAGTCTGAAGGAGACGTTTGACCCAGAAAAGGAAACGGTTAGTTGATCAGCTGTTGCTTCCTGCCTGGTCACAGGCTCCACCCGGAAGAGGAGAGGATCGCAGTGGGAGTTAGCACTGGGGCTGATGAGGTCGAGGCTTTAGTTGACACCCACCCTGAAGGAAGGAGCCCGCTCTCCAACCAGGGCTGAGACCAGCACCTTGCATTACATGGAGGGGAGGCTAAGCCGAGGGTTTTCTTTCCATGGTCTGTAGTTCTGGATCTCTCTCTTTTCAGATTCCAGACATTGACCCCAATGCaaagctgctccagccccctgccgccATCATGCCTCTGGACACTAACTGGCCGTTGCTCACTGTCTCCAAGGGATTCTTTGAAGGAACAATTGCTAGCAAAGGTAGCGTTGCGTACTTGGGAACGGTTGTATTCCTATAGATGGAATGGGCCCAAATAGTCCAAGGTGTGAACAGGACACAGTCactgtccaatattaaacagGGTTAAACAAGGTCTGGGGTTTGCTATACAGACCTCGGCCTGCGTAGTGCCATGGCAGGCACGTTATTAAACATTCTTGTAACTTTGTATTAAAGATTCGGAAAAGAGTTAAAGCCTTGGAAATGACCAGGATTAAGTGAGGCTTTCATTTGAAcattccttgttccctttccccttaGCTGGAGAGAGGTTTTAGAAAGAAACCCCATTTGACAGTCGCTGAGATGGTGTTAAAggtggtaataactgtccttttggggaaaagagaagttagttgagatgggctggagttgtcattgttgctgctgttaaagtctggTTCTGGTTCCTAAAAGACAAGACAAGAACGCACACacgaggggagagaaaagaatagcaaagatagaaaatgcagcatcTGTCTCTAGTATTGACTTggacttgcaacctcactgctggaaaaacacagagaCAGCACATGGTCTTATTAGTCACTCTGAGATCTAGCAAATGTCTATCCGCATGGGGCTGTTTAGGTGTTGCTGTTATCTGCTTCTCTGGGCACAAGCTTACAGCAGTgctgcaaaatatgcagtcttggccGGCTAAGCCAGATTCTTatcagacagaaggaaaaaggagagagatgggaaagagaagaaataaggtagggaaggGTAGGGAAAGGATGTATTtgtggaggggaagagaaagtttCCCATCCCAGGTGGTCTTTGGGATTTAGAGGGTGGCAGCATCATCGGGCTcgctctctggcctggtctggtcaagACGTCTCTCAGGATTAGCACAGAGAAGGTCCGGgtccctccttccccttctctcatCTGTCAGTCAGCCAGCACTGTGGTAGCAGCTTTCCTCCCAGAGTCTTTTTTTGtcaggaccccaaaagggagcaGTAGTGGAATAGCCTGTCCCTTCATATTTTGTCCACCCTTTAGACCTCGTTTCCAACGCATCTATTTTGAGTCATTGATTTCCGGTCTCACCctgttcttgtttaccaggcGTGATCCCAACACAGTCCAGGCCTTTTTAGTTTGGCCTGCTTCAGTCAGTCAGTTTGGCTGGCTATTGCACCGTTTCCCATCAACACTTGCTGtgataggttattgtgacatcttacgAATTTTCACTCTCATCATCGGGGTAAATTTGCAGGCCCAATTAATCACAGCAGAACCGACTCTAATTGTGCTGGGCTAGGCATGCTGTAATTCCCTCTTGGGactccagcagcccagctgtcAAACCTCCAGCTTCTCACCGGCTTCTGGTGCAGGCTGGTACCCCGTTAAAGATGACATTTAAACCATTCCCAGGAAATCCCCTGCATGCAATTCACCTATGCTTCAAATGTCTTTGGCCTTTAATGCGGCTCAGATCTGTGACAATAGGAGCTGGGCTGTGATGGGCCAGCATAATGCCTGTTCttcctaatacacctctaccccgatataatgtgacccggtagaacatgaattcggatataacgcggtaaagcagcgttccggggggggggcagggctgcgcactccggcggatcaaagcaagttcgatataacgcggtttcacctataacgcggtaagattttttggctcccgaggccagcgttctatcggggtagaggtgtatctggccCTCTTGAAGGGAGATGAATGAGTGATCCTGTCCCTTTCCCTAGGCAAAGGAGGGGCGTTGGCTGCTGATATTGATATTGACACGGTTGGCACCGAAGGCTGGGGAGAGGATGCTGAGTTGCAGCTGGATGAAGGTGAGAACACATGAGCAGCCCTTAATgccggggagtgtgggggggtctctcttCTGTCCAGCAAAGTTCTGACTGGGGTTCTGTTGCAACGTGCAGATGGCTTTGTGGATGCCGGGGAAGGCTTTGGAGACGAAACCCTTGGTAAAGGACAGGAGGAAGGAGGCGGATGGGAAGTTGAAGAGGATTTGGACCTTCCCCCTGAACTGGTAGGGAGCTGGGGAATCAGGAGGAATTGGGAGCCTTAAGTAGCCGAGTTGCAGTGGCCCTTAAGAAAGAGGGATGGGTGCCGGGAAAGCCAGGAGAAGAATCGGAGGCCACACGAACATGATCTGGGTGGGATGTTTCTGCTGAAGTGATCAGCAGTGAAAGGGTTAGTGTCAACAGTTAAATTGTCGTCAGTGGCTCTGAAACCCAATGCCTCATTGTGATGTATGGGACTGTTCACACTCTTGAGTTACTGTATCAGGCTGTGTGTAGCATCACCACATGGCTTCACACTTTGTTCACACttgtttctcctcctcctgcccttttctccattcttcccccccccccccccccccaaaatccatcTGTTTTAGGTGAAAGCCAAGATTCGGTGGCACTGGGCTCTGGTGATTGTGTCCTGATGGCTGTTTGGCCTATGAAATGCATGGGGGGGTGTCAGACTAGCCCGTGCCCCAGCTGTCCTCTTCTTGGCAGTTTCAGCCGAGGCCAAAGATTGAATGGGCCACGGAGGCTAATCTCCCCTCTCTCCATTTAGAAGTGATTCTTGAGGTTAAGGCTGAAGCACATTGGCAGGGCGGCCCAGGGGTGATCTTTCACCGTGCGGTGCCAGTCACCAGCACGGCATTGACAAGCTAATCAGTGCCCCGTTTGCTCCCCTAGGATGTCCCTGCTGGCCCGGCAGGAGGAGCCGAGGATGGATTCTTTGTGCCACCCACCAAGGGCACCAGCCCAGCTCAGGTAACGGGACAAACCCGCCGTGCCTCGCTCTGAAACCTTCTCCCTCGGGTACCTGCCTTTCCTGGTCTGGTCCCTCCTGCTCACCTTCCTGCCCTGGTTAATTATCAGCATCAGGAACTGGTGGTGCCTTGTTGGGAGAagtggctggagccctgctgctggggtTGAATGGGACGTGAGCATTGGACAGGCGTGACCCCCCCAGCAGTCCCTCTTGTAATGTATTTCCTCCTCTCCCTTAGGTCTGGTGTAACAATTCCCAACTGCCTGTTGATCACATCCTGGGTGGTTCCTTTGAGACAGCCATGCGGGTAAGTTACGCTGGAGAGTCCCAgagatcccctctccccctcctgttTGTGACCTCTTCCAGCGAGGGGTAGTTGGGCAGAGGCAGATTATGCAGTCTCATGCTCCATGCTGTTCAGTTTGAAGGACAGAGTTAGAGGTCCCTTCTCGGGGTGAGATGTTAATGGGGAGATGTGGCCAAATCCCtccccagtgctctgggggctCCATCCCACTGCCTTCCAGTGGCTGCCTGGCAATACTGGATTAACCTCACTAAGGAATTGGAGAGTTTCTCCGCTAAAGCTCAGGGTGCCTGGGTTCTCTTTCAGTCTCTGTCACAGACTCACTGTGTCtgcttggacaagtcacttctcctCCCTGTGCTTCAGGTTCCCCAGGTACAAAGGAGAAGTTCGAATAGGCTGGGGGGCTAATGTCTGCGCAGGATGAGATCCCAGTCTAGGCTGTGGGCGGGGTTGGAGCAGTAACCAGCCAATAAATGTGGTGCTTCCCTTCTTTCTCTTCAGCTCCTCCACGACCAGGTGGGAGTGACTACTTTTGGCCCCTACAAGCAGCTGTTCCTGCAAACCTATGCCCGGGGCCGAACCACCTACCaagcacttccctgcctccccgCCATGTATGGATATCCACATCGTAACTGGTGAGCAACGGGGCGGAATCCGGCCTCTCTGCCATTTCCCCTGACTCTTCCCTGGATGCTGCTGGTTGGAGGGATGGTGGTTATAGTTACCTGCAGGTTAGCTCCCGATGTGCAAGTCATGTTCAAACACAAAACAGTCCCTGCCTGGTGTCGCCTTCCCTTTCCCCTGACGTAAACAAGCAAATGTTGAATCGTTTTTTAAACGGCTCAGTGTTAATGGCTCTTGAGTGGATCTGGGACCAGCCCCTCTGTTGATAGCACAAGTTCTAGGGAGAATTCCATCCCGGGGCAGTTTTCTGATGACGGGAAGGACTTTGTCACCTGGCTCCCCTTGTTAGAGCTTAAACAGGGTGAGGCAGGTGGGGTTAGCGCTCCCCTGCTGCTGGTTTCTTCTGGCCGAGCTTTGAGCATTTGGAAGTACGTCCTCTGTAGGGGTAGCTGAGGCATTATGGGATAGTGACCCAGATTTTCCCAGCATGCATCAGTCAGGCAGCAGGGGAGGCTTGGCGACCCCCTCTGTGGTTGCCACACAGCTGTGATGGCCAAGGAGCTGCAGTGTGGACCTAGTTCAGCCAGGCCAATGTGTCACTGACTGATTGTAGTGCagatggcccatcagggtaaccttgccccccacatcccctccggGGTCCAGCTGGCCTCCTGGTTCCCAGTTTCTCACTGAAGCTCCCGCCCCTTCCCGCACCTCCAGGAAGGACGCCGGGTTGAAGAATGCCCTCCCGGTCGTCGGCCTGAAGCTCAACGACCTGATCCAGCGCCTGCAAGTCTGCTACCAGCTCACCACGGCTGGCAAGTTCGAGGAGGCGGTGGAGAAGTTCCGCGCCATCCTGCTGAGCGTGCCGCTGCTGGTGGTGGATAACAAGCAGGAGATCGCCGAGGTGAGGGGCACCTCTCTTCCCAgctcccattcccctccctctcAGGAGCCGCGGGCGAATGGtgcctgactctctctctctctctctctctctctttctcctcgtcacaggcccagcagctgaTCGCCATCTGCCGAGAGTACATCGTGGGGCTGTCGATGGAGATTGAGAGGAAGAAGCTCCCCAAAGAGACCCTGGAGCAGCAGAAACGCACCTGTGAGGTATGCACTCCAGTTATCATGGCCAGGACTCCTAggctctgtccctggctctgggagagaatGGGCTAGTGGTGATAGGAGACTAGGAATCCTCAATTCAATGCCCAGTCCCTCTCGCGGATTCCCCGGGTGGCCTGGGGCGAGTcaccgggcctcagtttccctatctgtgaagCAGGCCTTATACTAACCCGCCTCCCATACCATCAACAGCACTGATTGTCAGCCTGAGGCCGGCTTGTCCCTCCGCAGCTCCACCCCGCTGGGTTTGTCCTGCTCCCTCTAGCAGCCAGACTGCATTGTGCTAGGGCGGGGTCTCCTCCCAAGATGCAACTCTATCTTTGCTCCACGAGGTAATTGGCAAACGCTGCCCCCTAGTGATGGTGTTCTCTCTCCCCGGCTTCCCCCAACGCAGATGGCAGCCTACTTCACCCACTCCAACCTGCAGCCCGTCCACATGATCCTTGTGCTGCGCACCGCCCTCAATCTCTTCTTTAAGCTCAAAAACTTCAAGACAGCCGCCACCTTCGCTCgccggctgctggagctgggccccaAGCCCGAAGTGTCGCAGCAGGTAAGTGTGCAGGGCACAGTGAGGGGGGACTGGGGTGCTCAGGTCCCTTCACTCCCCAGGGGACCAGGCTGAGCAGGGCAAAggtgggcagaggaggccatgcagTGGGAAGCAGTGAGCTTGGGGTTGGGGCAGTGTCTCAGCTGGGGCGGTGGATGTATGTCTTAGGCAGGCAGGCTGTGCCTGGAGGGAAGGAtgtttccctgccctgaaggctGCGTGGGGTTTCCTGGTGTGTAAAGCAGAGAGCTGTGGTCAGGTTGGAGCCGTTCCATATTCCAAAGCTCTTGCCCTATATGCTCCGCAGCTGCCTCTCCATTCatgcttccccttccctccttagACACGCAAGATCCTGTCCGCCTGCGAGAAGAACCCCACCGACACCTACCAGCTCAACTACGACATGCACAACCCCTTCGACATCTGCGCCGCCTCCTACCGGCCCATCTACCGCGGCAAGCCGGTGGAGAAGTGCCCGCTCAGCGGCGCCTGCTACTGCCCCGAGTTCCGGGGACAGATCTGCCGAGTCACCACGGTAAGGGCACCGCTTGTggtggcagctcctcctcccccacctctggtCCTTGACTCCCCCTGACGAATTCTCCCTGCCTAATGCTCTCTGTAAATGTTTCCCTGGAGTCTCAGCAGGAGGgtgactcaggctaggtctacactgcgggggggtgTGGACCTAAGATacgctacgcaaatagcgtagctgaagtctgCATATCTTAGGTGGATTTACCTGGCCATGAGGACgttggcgagtcgaccgctgccactcccctgtcgactccgcttccgcctctcgccgcggtggagttctggagtcgactgcagagtgatcggggattgatttaatcgcatctagtgtagacgcgattaaattgatccccgatagattgatcactacccgccgatccagcgcatagtgtagacatgccctcctAAGCAGGAGGGAACATCAGTGGTTCAGGCCTCGGGGTTGAAATATCAAGAATCCCTGGAACCCCAGGTTCTTATCCTAGCAGGTTCAACTCAGCCCTTCATCCTTCCCAGGCCGGGTGGATCTGAGCTGAGTGGGGGCTTGGGGAGACCTTTATCACCCAGCTCCGGTTTGCTCCGCAAGGGTTGTAATGACTGCCTGGCACTTGGAGAGCTGGTGTTTGTCCTGGGGTCTGTCCCAAACATGCCATCCCCCTTGTActccatgctgccccccccccctacGTTGGAGTTGTGCAGTGTGGGGAAGTTAGGGAAGCACTGACAGCTCCTTGGGGATGAGGACTGTGCAGGGTGGCTGGTGCTGCAGTGAAATCCCCTCGCTAACAGGCCGCATGGGTTACCCTGAGATGAGTGTGTGTGTCCCCTGATTAGGAGGCAAAGCCCTGCAGTGTGTCCCTGCCACTCGCAGTCGGGGCTCCTTCAGATCAGGGACAGACACAGGATGGGCTGAGCTTGGTCTAGGGCCGCCATAGGAGCATGTGACCACAAGTGCCTGGAGCTGCGGGCGGGAGAGCGCCCGTTTGTCTCTGGGGAGTGACTTGAGCAGCCCAGGGTGTGCATGCACCTGCCTCAGCTATCATCTTTCTTTTCGTTGCGACACCTTTCAGAATAGCAGCGGCAGCAGCACGTCCTACAAATCAAAGCACAACTGGGTCGGGCCTTTCTCGAGCCCTGCGGGTCGCTCTAGACGGAGCCTCCTGCTCAGTTCTTCATTTTACGTCCGGGGGCAGGCCAGGAGAACTGTGCCGGCAGTTCTCTGTAATGCACATAGGGCTGGATCCTGGTCCCGTTGATGCCGTGTGGACTAGGATTGTGGGCTCTAGGAGGGGACTGGGTGGCACAGCTGCATGTGGTTGAGATGAGGTTCTCGAGCTGTCTCCGTCCGTCCCAGCACAGTCAGTCCCTGCAGTGTGTCCTGGTAGAAGCTATCTGGGCCGGGAACCCCAACCATTAACCGCCTCCCTTTTATTCTCCAGGTGACAGAGATCGGCAAAGACGTCATTGGGCTGCGAATCAGCCCACTCCAGTTCCGCTaaggccctgccccaggctggggagatGGGAACTTCCCACTTCCCTCTGGCTAGACCTTCAGTCCTGCGACCCTGAAACCGTCATCTTGCTTCTGCTTCTCCTTTCCTTCGTTCCAGCTCTTAATTGAACCGCTGCCCCGGGATCCTTTGCACCGTTGCTGTGAAGTGTGCAGTCTGTGAGATCTGCTCTTCCCTCCCATGCCATGGTTGGCAAGCCCTGGTGAgactcccgccccctcccctgagcgcaacaAGTAATAACATGGGATCCTGTCATGAGGTGCAGTCCATGTGACATTCACCCCCTGTTAACTGAAGGCAGCATCGCCCTCATCAGAAGAGAACGTTCCCTCTGCCCAAGAGCCTTTGTTGTGACCAGAGACAGACGCACcatatggacacacacacacacaccccacctctcCTCTCCAGTCACAGATCCCATCCCTCCTGGACACGGATGCAGAACCAGGGCTCTGAGAACCCAGCTTGGCTTGGGGAGCAGCCTGGTTCAAGTTCAGCATGGCCCTGGGGAGA
Above is a window of Chrysemys picta bellii isolate R12L10 chromosome 20, ASM1138683v2, whole genome shotgun sequence DNA encoding:
- the COPA gene encoding coatomer subunit alpha, producing the protein MLTKFETKSARVKGLSFHPKRPWILTSLHNGVIQLWDYRMCTLIDKFDEHDGPVRGIDFHKQQPLFVSGGDDYKIKVWNYKLRRCLFTLLGHLDYIRTTFFHHEYPWILSASDDQTIRVWNWQSRTCVCVLTGHNHYVMCSQFHPSEDLVVSASLDQTVRVWDISGLRKKNLSPGAVESDVRGITGVDLFGTTDAVVKHVLEGHDRGVNWAAFHPTMPLIVSGADDRQVKIWRMNESKAWEVDTCRGHYNNVSCAVFHPRQELILSNSEDKSIRVWDMSKRTGVQTFRRDHDRFWVLAAHPNLNLFAAGHDGGMIVFKLERERPAYAVHGNMLYYVKDRFLRQLDFNSSKDVAVMQLRSGSKFPVFNMSYNPAENAVLLCTRASNLENSTYDLYTIPKDADSQNPDAPEGKRSSGLTAVWVARNRFAVLDRMHSILIKNLKNEITKKVQVPNCDEIFYAGTGNLLLRDADSITLFDVQQKRTQATVKISKVKYVIWSADMSHVALLAKHAIMICNRKLESLCNIHENIRVKSGAWDESGVFIYTTSNHIKYAVTTGDHGIIRTLDLPIYVTRVKGNNVYCLDRECRPRVLTIDPTEFKFKLALINRKYDEVLHMVRNAKLVGQSIIAYLQKKGYPEVALHFVKDEKTRFSLALECGNIEIALEAAKALDDKNCWEKLGEVALLQGNHQIVEMCYQRTKNFDRLSFLYLITGNLEKLRKMMKIAEIRKDMSGHYQNALYLGDVAERVRILKNCGQKSLAYLTAATHGLDEEAESLKETFDPEKETIPDIDPNAKLLQPPAAIMPLDTNWPLLTVSKGFFEGTIASKGKGGALAADIDIDTVGTEGWGEDAELQLDEDGFVDAGEGFGDETLGKGQEEGGGWEVEEDLDLPPELDVPAGPAGGAEDGFFVPPTKGTSPAQVWCNNSQLPVDHILGGSFETAMRLLHDQVGVTTFGPYKQLFLQTYARGRTTYQALPCLPAMYGYPHRNWKDAGLKNALPVVGLKLNDLIQRLQVCYQLTTAGKFEEAVEKFRAILLSVPLLVVDNKQEIAEAQQLIAICREYIVGLSMEIERKKLPKETLEQQKRTCEMAAYFTHSNLQPVHMILVLRTALNLFFKLKNFKTAATFARRLLELGPKPEVSQQTRKILSACEKNPTDTYQLNYDMHNPFDICAASYRPIYRGKPVEKCPLSGACYCPEFRGQICRVTTVTEIGKDVIGLRISPLQFR